A single genomic interval of uncultured Desulfobulbus sp. harbors:
- the nspC gene encoding carboxynorspermidine decarboxylase, whose amino-acid sequence MRKADSERYNGRIACRFDPARVTTPAFVVDEGLLADNLSILARVKQATGCRILLALKCFAMHSVFPLLRETLDGVCCSSPHEARLGREEFGREVHSFAAAYSEADIAQLAKTSDHLVFNSFAQWHRFRPLAERVATEAGRSLAFALRINPEHSEGATPIYDPCSPGSRLGIRRADFRLDQLDGISGLHWHNLCEQDADCLQRTVHAVERSFADVIPSMAYVNFGGGHHITRPGYDLQLLIDIINRFQDRWGVQVYLEPGEAVALNSGYLVATVLDVVQADMPIAIIDGSVPAHMPDVLEMPYRPLIVGSGEPGEKAWTCRIGGLSCLAGDVAGEYSFATPLVAGDRLVFTDMAIYTMVKTNTFNGVQLPSIIRYQSPGDTFTLVRNFGYEDFKNRLS is encoded by the coding sequence GTGAGGAAGGCCGACAGCGAGCGCTACAACGGGCGGATTGCCTGCCGCTTTGATCCGGCACGGGTGACGACTCCGGCCTTTGTGGTCGATGAGGGGCTTCTGGCCGACAACCTGTCCATCCTCGCCCGGGTCAAGCAGGCCACCGGCTGCAGGATTCTGCTCGCCCTGAAATGCTTTGCCATGCACAGCGTCTTCCCGCTTCTGCGGGAGACGCTGGATGGCGTCTGCTGCAGCTCGCCCCATGAGGCGCGCCTGGGGCGGGAAGAGTTCGGCCGCGAGGTGCACAGTTTTGCCGCCGCCTACTCGGAAGCGGATATCGCGCAGTTGGCCAAGACCAGCGACCACCTGGTGTTCAACTCCTTTGCCCAATGGCACCGTTTTCGTCCCCTGGCAGAAAGGGTGGCCACAGAGGCGGGGCGCAGCCTTGCCTTTGCCCTGCGGATCAATCCCGAGCATTCCGAAGGCGCCACCCCGATCTACGATCCCTGCTCGCCCGGCTCGCGCCTGGGGATTCGTCGGGCCGATTTCCGTCTCGATCAGCTGGATGGGATCAGCGGTCTTCACTGGCACAACCTCTGTGAGCAGGATGCCGACTGTCTCCAGCGAACCGTGCATGCTGTGGAGCGATCCTTTGCCGATGTGATTCCGAGCATGGCCTACGTCAACTTCGGCGGTGGCCATCATATCACCCGGCCGGGTTATGACCTGCAGCTGTTGATCGACATCATCAACCGCTTTCAGGATCGCTGGGGGGTGCAGGTCTATCTCGAGCCCGGCGAGGCGGTGGCGCTCAACAGCGGCTACCTGGTGGCCACGGTGCTCGATGTGGTTCAGGCCGATATGCCGATCGCCATCATCGATGGTTCGGTTCCGGCACATATGCCCGACGTGCTGGAGATGCCCTACAGGCCGCTGATCGTCGGTTCCGGCGAGCCCGGCGAAAAAGCCTGGACCTGCCGCATCGGCGGGCTCTCCTGCCTGGCCGGCGACGTGGCCGGTGAGTACTCCTTCGCCACCCCCCTGGTTGCGGGCGACCGGCTGGTCTTCACCGACATGGCCATCTACACCATGGTCAAGACCAATACCTTCAACGGGGTGCAACTGCCCTCGATTATCCGTTATCAATCACCCGGCGACACCTTCACCCTGGTGCGCAATTTCGGCTACGAGGATTTTAAAAACCGTCTCTCCTGA
- a CDS encoding saccharopine dehydrogenase family protein, which translates to MSHVLIIGAGGVGSVVVHKCAQIPEVFTAITLASRTVAKCEAIAASVKERTGVTVAVAQVDADNVAETVALILRVKPDLVLNVALPYQDLPLMDACLEAGVDYLDTANYEPPDVAKFEYKWQWAYKERFEKAGLTGLLGSGFDPGVTNVYCAYAMKHYFDEIHTLDIIDCNAGDHGQHFATNFNPEINIREITQRGRYWEHGEWVETDPLSWSMSYDFPEGIGPKKCFLMYHEELESLVQNIKGLKRARFWMTFSENYLTHLRVLENVGMTRIDPVQYQGSEIIPIQFLKAVLPEPASLGPLTKGRTCIGCVMKGIKDGKEKQIYIYNICSHEEAYREVGSQAISYTTGVPAMIGAKMMLQGLWKRAGVWNMEEFDPDPFMEDLNRHGLPWVVVEQ; encoded by the coding sequence ATGTCCCATGTCCTTATCATCGGTGCCGGCGGCGTCGGCAGTGTTGTTGTCCACAAATGTGCGCAGATCCCCGAGGTATTCACCGCAATTACCCTTGCAAGTCGGACTGTCGCCAAATGCGAGGCCATTGCCGCCTCGGTCAAGGAGCGCACCGGCGTGACTGTGGCTGTTGCCCAGGTGGATGCCGACAATGTTGCCGAGACCGTTGCCCTGATCTTGCGGGTCAAACCGGATCTGGTGCTCAATGTCGCCCTGCCGTACCAGGATCTGCCGCTGATGGATGCCTGCCTGGAGGCCGGGGTGGATTACCTCGATACCGCCAACTACGAGCCGCCGGATGTGGCCAAGTTCGAGTACAAGTGGCAGTGGGCCTATAAGGAGCGATTCGAGAAGGCGGGATTGACCGGGCTGCTCGGCTCGGGCTTCGACCCCGGCGTGACCAACGTCTACTGCGCCTATGCGATGAAGCATTACTTCGATGAGATCCATACCCTGGACATCATCGACTGCAATGCCGGTGACCATGGTCAGCATTTCGCCACCAACTTCAACCCGGAGATCAACATCCGCGAGATCACCCAGCGCGGCCGCTACTGGGAGCACGGTGAGTGGGTGGAGACCGATCCGCTCTCCTGGTCCATGAGCTATGACTTCCCCGAGGGCATCGGCCCGAAAAAATGCTTTCTCATGTACCACGAGGAACTCGAGTCCCTGGTGCAGAACATCAAGGGGCTCAAGCGTGCCCGCTTCTGGATGACCTTTTCCGAAAACTACCTCACCCACCTGCGGGTGCTGGAGAACGTGGGCATGACCCGGATCGACCCGGTGCAGTACCAGGGCAGTGAGATCATTCCGATCCAGTTTTTGAAGGCCGTCCTGCCCGAGCCGGCATCCCTGGGGCCGCTGACCAAGGGCCGCACCTGCATCGGTTGCGTGATGAAGGGGATCAAGGACGGCAAGGAAAAGCAGATCTACATCTACAATATCTGCAGCCACGAGGAGGCCTACCGCGAGGTCGGTTCCCAGGCGATCAGCTACACCACCGGCGTCCCGGCGATGATCGGCGCCAAGATGATGCTCCAGGGGCTGTGGAAAAGGGCCGGGGTGTGGAATATGGAAGAGTTCGATCCGGACCCCTTTATGGAGGATCTCAACAGACACGGCCTCCCCTGGGTGGTGGTTGAGCAGTGA
- a CDS encoding DUF4388 domain-containing protein, with amino-acid sequence MPAAFPLQSVDCMPRDSVAIGFQGDIGAIALDNIFQLFDLAALSGKLEVRSEGNDGIFYFIGGVFIHGTLRINPRRIGTMLLETGGITQAQLDECVRLHEQSGQETPLGKILVDKGYVDPQSLDDSLERQVKEAFFEALAWRHGRFAYYPGEEPAAHAAQLQERVDHLLLEGMIYLDSLSGP; translated from the coding sequence ATGCCCGCAGCCTTTCCCCTGCAATCGGTCGACTGTATGCCCCGAGATTCCGTAGCCATCGGATTTCAGGGCGATATAGGAGCCATTGCCCTGGATAATATTTTTCAGCTCTTTGACCTTGCTGCGCTCAGTGGAAAACTCGAGGTCCGCTCAGAAGGCAACGACGGTATCTTTTATTTCATCGGCGGAGTCTTCATCCACGGCACCCTGCGAATCAACCCCCGTCGTATCGGTACCATGCTGCTGGAAACTGGCGGCATCACCCAGGCGCAACTCGATGAGTGCGTCCGCTTGCATGAGCAGTCGGGGCAGGAGACGCCTCTGGGGAAAATTCTGGTGGACAAGGGCTATGTCGATCCGCAAAGCCTCGATGATTCCCTCGAGCGGCAGGTCAAGGAGGCTTTTTTTGAGGCATTGGCCTGGCGGCATGGCCGCTTTGCCTATTATCCCGGAGAGGAACCGGCCGCCCACGCCGCTCAACTCCAGGAACGGGTGGATCACCTCCTTCTCGAGGGGATGATTTATCTCGACAGTCTCAGCGGGCCCTGA
- a CDS encoding Xaa-Pro peptidase family protein, with translation MTDMLYTPKSEIDARIQFLQTTLDQLELDGALIIHHTNLFYFSGTSQSAHLFIPRAGKPVLMVRRSYARACAESPLAEILELKSIKAIPDLLKEKGFSLENVGLELDVIPYNTWQLYNKVFAESNFRDISDGIKRIRTIKSAYEIDLLQRACTVLDQVFAEVPGWLHEGMTEIELASLFEAGMRKRGYGGCSKMRSFNQDFFMGNVTSGASGAAATYFDGPVGGCGLTPANNPHGAGWKKIARNEVIYIDYTCVINGYTADGARMFVIGDVSEPLARAHAASRTIADTLVAMLRPGMLCEDVYFKSVELAEQMGLAAHFMGLGNDRVRFIGHGVGLELDEHPIFAKGVKMVLAAGMTFALEPKFVFAEGAIGTENTYVLSESGAHVLTHAPEDIVRV, from the coding sequence ATGACGGATATGCTGTATACCCCCAAGAGCGAGATCGATGCACGCATCCAGTTCTTGCAGACCACCCTTGATCAACTAGAGCTTGATGGCGCCCTGATCATCCATCACACCAATCTCTTTTATTTCAGCGGGACCTCGCAGTCGGCCCACCTTTTCATTCCCAGGGCGGGCAAACCCGTTCTCATGGTGCGCAGGAGCTATGCGCGGGCCTGTGCGGAGTCGCCCCTTGCGGAGATCCTTGAGCTCAAGAGCATCAAGGCGATTCCGGATTTGCTCAAGGAAAAAGGGTTCAGCCTGGAGAACGTCGGCCTGGAGCTGGATGTCATCCCCTACAACACCTGGCAGTTGTACAACAAGGTCTTTGCCGAGAGCAACTTCAGGGATATCTCCGATGGGATCAAACGCATCCGCACCATTAAATCCGCCTATGAGATCGATCTGCTCCAGCGGGCCTGTACTGTGCTCGACCAGGTCTTCGCCGAGGTGCCTGGATGGTTGCACGAGGGCATGACCGAGATCGAGTTGGCCAGCCTGTTCGAGGCCGGAATGCGCAAACGGGGCTACGGCGGCTGTTCCAAGATGCGCTCCTTTAACCAGGACTTTTTCATGGGCAACGTGACTTCCGGTGCAAGCGGCGCGGCCGCGACCTATTTCGATGGCCCGGTGGGGGGGTGCGGTCTGACCCCGGCCAACAATCCCCATGGCGCGGGGTGGAAAAAAATCGCCAGGAACGAGGTGATCTATATCGATTACACCTGTGTGATCAACGGCTACACCGCCGACGGTGCCCGCATGTTCGTCATTGGCGATGTCTCGGAGCCGCTGGCGCGAGCGCATGCCGCCTCCCGTACTATCGCCGATACCCTGGTGGCGATGCTTCGTCCCGGAATGCTCTGCGAGGATGTCTATTTCAAGTCAGTCGAGTTGGCCGAGCAGATGGGCTTGGCGGCCCATTTTATGGGCCTTGGCAACGACCGGGTCCGTTTTATCGGCCATGGAGTCGGCCTGGAACTCGATGAACACCCCATATTTGCCAAGGGGGTGAAGATGGTCCTGGCTGCGGGGATGACTTTTGCCCTGGAACCGAAATTCGTCTTTGCCGAGGGCGCGATTGGCACCGAAAATACCTATGTGCTCAGCGAAAGCGGGGCGCACGTTTTGACCCATGCCCCGGAGGATATTGTTCGCGTCTGA
- a CDS encoding helix-turn-helix domain-containing protein, whose protein sequence is MSDNEYLVTQKEAADFLNVSTKSISRYRKRGLPFKLILNPSTGKQEVRFRYADLERWDEGRQLLATYARDAEEPVDLGPSRSVASRLPISAESVDYLSDLLAAYKDQIELLKDQIEDMREQLARRDRQIDDLMRLMVGLQLEYTPMPDENASLVSASQEPEVMEEMAIKTEGIYEVVELPEAAVEVMPDLAEPHGEEASLATDVEEPVKKVFPQEELARSIQRLRAKGKSFEEIARGLNQINVATLSGQPLWSALEVQSLLPPLVEAPGTF, encoded by the coding sequence ATGAGCGACAACGAATATCTGGTCACGCAAAAGGAGGCTGCGGATTTCCTCAACGTCTCCACCAAATCCATCAGTCGATACCGGAAACGGGGATTACCCTTCAAGTTGATTCTCAATCCCAGTACCGGCAAACAGGAGGTTCGTTTTCGCTATGCAGATCTCGAACGTTGGGACGAAGGGCGGCAGCTGTTGGCCACCTACGCCCGCGACGCCGAGGAACCGGTCGACCTCGGGCCATCCAGGTCGGTCGCATCCCGGCTGCCTATCTCTGCGGAGAGTGTTGATTACTTAAGTGATCTCCTGGCCGCCTACAAGGATCAGATTGAACTGCTCAAGGATCAGATCGAGGATATGCGCGAGCAACTGGCCCGGCGCGACCGTCAGATCGATGATCTGATGCGGTTGATGGTCGGGCTGCAGCTTGAATACACTCCCATGCCCGATGAGAATGCCTCGCTTGTCTCAGCCTCCCAAGAGCCCGAGGTAATGGAGGAGATGGCGATCAAAACCGAGGGAATCTACGAGGTGGTGGAGTTGCCTGAGGCCGCCGTAGAGGTGATGCCGGATCTGGCCGAGCCGCACGGGGAAGAGGCCTCGCTCGCGACGGATGTGGAGGAACCTGTAAAAAAGGTGTTCCCGCAGGAGGAGCTTGCCCGTTCTATCCAGCGGCTCCGTGCCAAGGGGAAGAGTTTCGAGGAGATCGCCCGTGGCCTGAATCAGATCAATGTGGCCACCCTGTCTGGCCAGCCATTGTGGTCCGCGCTGGAGGTGCAGAGTTTGTTGCCTCCGCTGGTTGAAGCGCCGGGAACCTTCTAG
- a CDS encoding PEP-CTERM sorting domain-containing protein has protein sequence MTRKSVALMTAGFLALVAGEASATLLNPIGVSGSGTYYHSADLIIDGIIPSETTHWQDGANVYWYGAEPIFTINYGAIYTIEDVTVSVDNNDDYIVEYSANGTDWYELFKIYASYGEIPVSPGGMDTMTTIYGDSEYVASIDFGEAVSAQYLRISAVGGDGYYSVGEVQAFGTSSSPVPEPSTMLLLGAGLAGMAFISRKRKN, from the coding sequence ATGACGAGAAAATCTGTTGCGTTAATGACCGCTGGTTTTTTGGCGCTGGTTGCGGGTGAGGCCAGTGCGACCCTGTTGAATCCAATTGGTGTTTCCGGAAGTGGAACCTATTATCACAGTGCTGACCTTATCATTGATGGAATTATTCCTTCGGAAACAACACACTGGCAAGATGGGGCCAATGTATATTGGTATGGGGCTGAGCCGATCTTTACTATCAACTATGGCGCAATCTACACTATTGAGGATGTAACCGTTTCCGTTGACAACAATGATGACTATATTGTTGAGTATTCAGCGAATGGGACCGATTGGTATGAGTTGTTTAAAATCTACGCGAGCTATGGCGAAATCCCCGTCTCTCCAGGTGGAATGGACACCATGACAACTATTTACGGTGACAGTGAATATGTTGCCTCAATTGACTTTGGTGAAGCGGTTTCGGCCCAATATCTTCGAATCTCCGCTGTAGGTGGTGATGGTTATTACTCCGTCGGCGAAGTGCAAGCGTTTGGAACATCTTCCTCTCCCGTGCCCGAGCCGAGCACCATGCTGCTTTTGGGCGCAGGCCTTGCCGGCATGGCGTTTATTTCGAGAAAACGGAAAAATTGA
- a CDS encoding pyridoxal-dependent decarboxylase → MEQEKIFERLLHVFARYSTDRETGNFVDYLDPEELRQRLHLEHQDQQGDWDALFAWVEQYLAYAVKTNHPGYVNRMWAGANPPSMIGEMVAAITNTSACTFETAPVSTLMEKFMLQTMLDLVGFEHGCGQMTTGSSNANMIAMMAARNNLAPETKTQGLFSQAPLYGFVNADAHYSMDRAANILGLGSEHLLKIPVDQHGRMRCDELERQIKRVVREGGVPFWVAATAGTTVRGSYDQIAPLLELRDRYHFWLHVDGAWGGAVLFSEQLRDHFLPHLSQADSFTLDFHKMLGAALMCNVLLFNRDQHVLRDVLSAGDESYIFREGEGGEVRDLGTLSLQCGRRVDSLKWFLDWKFYSQEGFATRVENYLQLCQYAEEQVEQADELEMVVPRESFNICFRFLPPGGVPRAAFNKELRERMQRKGRALVGTGLVNGELVLRLLVTNVNVGKPEIDDFFRAVIETGRELLAERSGPENTQ, encoded by the coding sequence ATGGAGCAGGAAAAAATCTTTGAGCGGTTGTTGCACGTGTTCGCTCGTTATTCAACGGATCGGGAAACCGGCAATTTTGTCGATTACCTGGACCCGGAGGAATTGCGGCAGCGGTTGCACCTTGAACATCAGGATCAACAGGGCGACTGGGACGCGCTCTTTGCCTGGGTGGAGCAGTATCTGGCGTATGCGGTCAAAACCAACCATCCGGGATATGTCAACCGAATGTGGGCCGGTGCCAATCCGCCGTCGATGATTGGTGAGATGGTTGCAGCAATCACCAACACCTCGGCCTGCACCTTTGAGACCGCGCCAGTCTCGACCCTGATGGAAAAATTCATGCTGCAGACCATGCTTGATCTGGTCGGGTTTGAACACGGCTGCGGCCAGATGACCACCGGTTCCAGCAATGCCAACATGATCGCGATGATGGCCGCCCGCAACAATCTTGCCCCGGAAACCAAAACGCAGGGGCTGTTCAGCCAAGCGCCGCTGTATGGCTTTGTCAATGCCGATGCCCATTACTCCATGGATCGTGCGGCCAATATTCTCGGCCTCGGGTCAGAGCATCTCCTGAAAATTCCCGTCGATCAGCACGGCCGCATGCGATGCGATGAACTCGAGCGGCAGATCAAGCGCGTGGTCCGGGAGGGGGGGGTGCCTTTTTGGGTGGCGGCCACCGCCGGCACCACGGTGCGTGGATCCTATGATCAGATAGCCCCTCTGCTTGAGTTGCGCGACCGCTACCATTTCTGGCTCCATGTGGATGGGGCCTGGGGCGGGGCCGTTCTGTTCAGCGAGCAATTGCGCGACCACTTTTTACCCCACCTCTCCCAGGCCGACTCCTTCACCCTGGATTTTCACAAGATGCTGGGCGCGGCGCTGATGTGCAACGTGCTCTTGTTCAATCGAGATCAGCATGTCCTCCGTGATGTTCTGAGTGCCGGAGACGAGAGCTATATTTTTCGTGAGGGGGAAGGCGGTGAGGTCCGCGATCTGGGGACCCTCTCCCTGCAATGCGGGCGTCGGGTCGACAGTCTCAAATGGTTTCTTGACTGGAAATTTTACTCCCAGGAAGGTTTTGCGACACGGGTGGAAAATTATCTGCAACTGTGTCAATATGCCGAAGAGCAGGTGGAGCAGGCCGACGAGCTGGAGATGGTGGTGCCGCGGGAATCATTTAACATCTGTTTCCGCTTTCTGCCACCGGGGGGGGTGCCCAGAGCCGCATTCAACAAAGAGCTGCGGGAGCGGATGCAACGCAAAGGCCGGGCACTGGTCGGCACCGGCCTGGTGAACGGAGAATTGGTTCTTCGCCTGTTGGTCACCAACGTCAATGTCGGGAAACCCGAGATCGACGACTTTTTCCGGGCGGTCATCGAAACCGGCCGCGAATTGCTGGCCGAAAGGAGCGGCCCGGAGAATACGCAATAA
- a CDS encoding MBL fold metallo-hydrolase: MTVLTESRQIKITILVDNEAGAGLQAEHGFSLWIDTGERHILFDTGQSELLMTNARALDIDLATADTVILSHGHYDHTGGLSSLLHHCHAFDLYCHPAAVHPRYAVRNHQAKSLQMPRESMAALDRFPQEHLHWVQQPILLAPDIGLTGPIARKTSFEDTGGPFFLDQGGHRPDPVDDDLALWISTDSGLIVCVGCAHSGLINTLHHIQRQNPGQPIRSIIGGFHLLNADHRRIELTIKALKEMAPEQIIPCHCTGEEAFNQLRHTLGKRCRSGMAGMQLNFEVQQA, from the coding sequence ATGACAGTATTGACAGAGTCCCGGCAGATCAAAATCACCATTCTCGTTGACAACGAAGCAGGCGCCGGCCTTCAGGCTGAGCACGGCTTTTCCCTCTGGATCGACACCGGCGAGCGCCATATTCTTTTCGATACCGGCCAGAGCGAACTCCTGATGACCAACGCGCGAGCGCTCGATATCGACCTTGCCACAGCCGACACCGTCATCCTCAGTCACGGCCACTACGATCACACCGGCGGGCTATCCTCCCTGCTCCACCACTGCCATGCCTTTGACCTCTACTGCCACCCGGCAGCGGTGCATCCTCGCTATGCGGTCAGAAATCATCAGGCCAAGTCTCTGCAGATGCCGCGCGAATCCATGGCCGCCCTGGATCGTTTTCCCCAGGAGCATCTGCATTGGGTGCAACAGCCGATACTGCTCGCCCCCGATATCGGCCTGACCGGCCCTATTGCTCGAAAAACCAGCTTCGAGGATACCGGCGGCCCCTTCTTCCTTGACCAAGGCGGCCATCGGCCCGATCCGGTCGACGATGATCTCGCCCTGTGGATCTCCACCGATTCCGGCCTGATTGTCTGCGTCGGATGCGCCCATTCCGGCCTGATCAACACCCTGCACCATATCCAGCGGCAGAATCCCGGCCAACCCATCCGCAGCATTATCGGCGGGTTCCATCTCCTCAACGCCGATCACCGACGGATCGAACTGACCATCAAGGCCCTGAAGGAAATGGCGCCCGAGCAGATCATCCCCTGCCACTGCACCGGCGAGGAAGCCTTCAATCAGCTGCGCCACACCTTGGGCAAACGCTGTCGTTCCGGGATGGCCGGCATGCAACTCAACTTTGAAGTGCAACAAGCATAA
- a CDS encoding DUF6125 family protein: protein MSGGKAIFEQADNDMLVQMVMDGFRRIVVHYGAWFAEVAHQVGLEKAMEVEHQVWHASVGNQVDRLGKTLGFSTENGIPSALHSLPKETLVDLIEKLSINWLANDGIWFQAVEKQFGMGDAKRCNDTCWTRFSPFEATRIKRLLNLPDNGGIPALKKALAFRMYAFINEQSIEDVGDDCIIFYMNNCRVQAARKRKGLPDYPCKSAGMVEYPTFASTIDKRIVTECVGCPPDEHPDKWFCAWKFTLGE, encoded by the coding sequence ATGAGCGGGGGCAAGGCAATCTTTGAGCAGGCTGACAACGACATGCTGGTGCAGATGGTGATGGATGGATTTCGACGCATTGTGGTGCATTACGGCGCATGGTTTGCCGAGGTGGCGCACCAGGTTGGGCTGGAAAAAGCGATGGAGGTGGAGCATCAGGTGTGGCATGCCAGCGTCGGCAATCAGGTCGACCGGTTGGGCAAGACTCTGGGATTTTCAACTGAGAACGGCATTCCCTCGGCCCTGCACAGCCTGCCCAAGGAGACGCTGGTGGATTTGATCGAGAAGCTGAGCATCAACTGGCTGGCCAATGACGGCATCTGGTTCCAGGCCGTGGAAAAACAGTTCGGCATGGGCGATGCCAAGCGCTGCAACGACACCTGCTGGACCCGTTTTTCCCCCTTCGAGGCCACCCGCATCAAGAGGCTGCTCAACCTGCCGGACAACGGCGGCATCCCGGCATTGAAGAAGGCGCTCGCCTTTCGCATGTATGCCTTTATCAACGAGCAGTCGATCGAGGATGTGGGCGATGACTGCATCATCTTCTACATGAACAACTGCCGCGTCCAGGCCGCCCGCAAGCGCAAAGGCTTGCCCGATTATCCCTGCAAATCCGCTGGCATGGTCGAATACCCAACCTTTGCCAGCACCATCGACAAACGCATCGTCACCGAATGCGTCGGCTGCCCGCCGGACGAGCACCCGGACAAATGGTTCTGCGCCTGGAAATTTACCCTGGGAGAATAA
- the speA gene encoding biosynthetic arginine decarboxylase: MVNYAMERWNITKSSDLYGVTEWGGGYFFVAENGDMMVMPAPGATDRAVSIAEISRGIRDRGFDMPVLLRIENILDSQITQLNETFRQAMEELGYKGSFMGAYPIKVNQQQQVVEKIAQFGSRYHHGLEAGSKAELIAAMGMMRDKKAVLICNGYKDEEFIDLGLYATKIGYTCILVVEMPDELPLIIERSKKLQATPILGIRIKLSAQAGGHWSESGGERSIFGLNTSQVIHAVDLLNDAGMLDCLKLVHYHLGSQISNIREIRTAVNEACRVYAGLAKEGAGVEYLDLGGGLAVDYDGSQSNFLSSRNYSLKEYCTDIIEAVMTSLEDSEVPHPVIITESGRALVAYYSILLFNILDVTKFQPDPLPSALPEDCPPQLEYMHQALKDLTIRNIQEVFNDTIFYRDETRRLFQTGKITLRERSLAERLFWTTINEISRLAKDLKNPGAELSDLERVLSDFYYCNFSVFQSLPDSWAIGQLFPITPIHRLDEEPTRKGILADITCDCDGKIDQFIDKRGVKRFLPLHELKAYEEYILGVFLVGAYQETLGDLHNLLGDTNIVTIRIQEQGEFEFVSEQEGDTVAEVLSYVQYDPKRLFVRFRETAEQAVREGKISAQERREIVAVYEAGLRGYTYFER, translated from the coding sequence TTGGTTAATTACGCAATGGAACGTTGGAATATCACAAAATCGTCGGATCTGTACGGTGTCACGGAGTGGGGTGGCGGCTATTTCTTTGTGGCCGAGAATGGCGACATGATGGTCATGCCTGCACCTGGTGCCACTGATCGCGCGGTCAGTATTGCCGAGATATCCCGCGGCATCCGTGATCGCGGTTTTGATATGCCTGTGCTGCTGCGCATTGAAAATATTCTCGATTCCCAGATAACCCAGCTCAATGAGACCTTTCGCCAGGCCATGGAGGAACTCGGCTACAAGGGCTCGTTCATGGGCGCCTACCCGATCAAGGTCAATCAGCAGCAGCAGGTGGTGGAGAAGATCGCCCAGTTCGGCTCCCGTTACCACCATGGCCTGGAGGCCGGTTCCAAGGCCGAGCTGATTGCCGCCATGGGCATGATGCGCGACAAGAAGGCGGTGCTGATCTGCAACGGCTACAAGGACGAGGAGTTCATCGATCTCGGACTCTATGCCACCAAGATCGGCTACACCTGCATCCTTGTGGTGGAGATGCCCGATGAGCTGCCCCTGATCATCGAGCGATCGAAAAAATTGCAGGCCACGCCGATACTCGGTATCCGCATCAAGCTTTCGGCCCAGGCCGGCGGTCACTGGTCCGAATCCGGCGGCGAGCGTTCCATCTTCGGGCTCAACACCAGCCAGGTCATCCATGCAGTTGATCTGCTCAATGATGCAGGAATGCTCGACTGCCTCAAACTGGTCCATTATCACCTGGGTTCACAGATCTCCAACATTCGCGAGATTCGTACCGCGGTCAACGAGGCCTGCCGGGTCTATGCCGGACTGGCCAAGGAAGGGGCGGGGGTCGAGTACCTCGATCTCGGCGGCGGTCTGGCCGTGGACTATGACGGATCCCAGTCCAATTTTCTCTCCAGTCGCAACTACTCCCTCAAAGAGTACTGCACCGATATCATCGAGGCGGTCATGACCTCGCTCGAGGACTCGGAGGTCCCCCATCCGGTGATCATCACCGAGTCGGGCCGGGCCTTGGTGGCTTACTATTCGATTCTGCTGTTCAACATCCTCGATGTCACCAAGTTTCAGCCCGATCCCCTGCCCAGTGCCTTGCCTGAGGATTGCCCGCCCCAGTTGGAGTACATGCACCAGGCGCTCAAGGATCTGACCATCCGCAACATCCAGGAGGTGTTCAACGACACCATCTTCTATCGCGATGAAACCCGGCGGCTGTTTCAAACCGGCAAGATCACCCTGCGCGAGCGCTCGCTGGCCGAACGCCTCTTCTGGACAACTATCAACGAGATCAGCCGCCTGGCCAAGGACCTGAAAAATCCGGGCGCGGAGCTCTCCGATCTGGAACGGGTGCTGTCTGACTTTTATTACTGCAATTTTTCCGTTTTCCAGAGCCTGCCCGACTCCTGGGCCATCGGCCAGCTCTTCCCGATCACCCCGATCCACCGGCTCGACGAGGAGCCGACCCGCAAGGGCATCCTGGCCGATATCACCTGCGACTGCGACGGCAAGATCGATCAGTTCATCGACAAACGCGGGGTGAAACGTTTTCTCCCCCTGCATGAACTCAAGGCCTACGAGGAATACATCCTCGGCGTCTTTCTCGTCGGTGCCTACCAGGAGACCCTGGGCGATCTGCATAACCTGCTCGGCGACACCAACATCGTCACCATCCGCATTCAGGAGCAGGGCGAGTTCGAGTTTGTCAGCGAGCAGGAGGGGGATACCGTGGCCGAGGTGCTCTCCTATGTGCAGTATGATCCCAAACGGCTCTTTGTCCGTTTCCGCGAAACAGCCGAGCAGGCGGTTCGCGAGGGTAAAATCAGCGCCCAGGAGCGGCGCGAGATCGTCGCCGTCTATGAGGCGGGGTTGCGCGGGTATACCTATTTTGAGCGGTAG